The following DNA comes from Nocardioides sp. JQ2195.
ACCCGACGCGCTGCCCGGGCGGCAAGGACCGAGCCTCCCCAGACCAAGGGGTTGGCGTCCGCGAGGCCGATCGCCAGCATCTTGGCGGGGTTGATCGCGATGTCGCGGTGCGGTGAGCAGGAGATCGCCATGTCATCGAGTGCGGTGGCGACCTCGTCGGCGTCGGACTCCGGCCCGAGGCCGAGCCGGTGCAGGTAGTCGAGCATCACCACGGCAGTCGCCAGCTGGTCCCCCGAGACGATCGGCAGGATCGTGCTCCAGCGACCGGCCGCATGCTCGGCCACCATCGAGTCGGACTGGCACGCCACCACCACCTGGCATCCACGTCGGACCGCCTCGGCGACGGCGGAGGCCGCCGCCGGGTCGGAGCGCTCGGGCGACAGGATCACGACGAGGTCGAGGGAGCCCGCCCACCCCGGCAGCGCTGGACCGGGCCAGGCCACGAACGGCACCGGGCACCACGGCTCGAGCACCGCGCGCAGCAGCCGCGAGTCGGGGCCGGCAGCGATGACCGCGCGGGGCCGGGAGCCCTCGCTACGACGCAGCGCCTCGTCGATCGCCTCGCGAGCGTCGCCCGCGGCTCGACGCACGCGCGCACCGGACTCCGCCAAGGAGCGCAGCAGCAGGTCGGACCCGGCGAGAGCGGATTCGTCGTCGAGGCGTGACTCGTCGAACCACATGGCGATCAGGCCGGCTTGCGGGCCTCGTCGACCAGCAGCACCGGGATGTCGTCGCGCACCGGGTAGGCGAGGCCGCAGGCCGAGCAGACCAGCTCCTCGGCCTGGGCCGAGAGCTCCCCGTGGCAGTCGGGGCACACGATGATCTTGAGCAGCTGGGGGTCGATGTTCACTGGTCTCTCCTGATCACACTGAGTACGTCGTCGCGCACGCGCGCCATGGTTTGCTCGTCCTTGCCTTCAGCATTCAGCCGGAGCAGCGGCTCGGTGTTGGAGGCTCGCACATTGAACCACCAGTCGTCGTGGGCCACGGTGAGGCCGTCGAGGTGGTCGAGCGCGACCCCGGTTGCGCCGGCGTGGGCGGTCTCGAGCTCCTCCAGCACCGCAGCCTGGTCGGTCACGGTCGAGTTGATCTCGCCGGACGAGGAGAAGCGCACGTACTCGGCGAGCAGGTCCGAGAGCGGCCCCTCTCCCTCGGCCAGCGCGGCCAAGGCGTGCAACGCGGCCAGCATGCCCGAGTCGGCGCGCCAGAAGTCGCGGAAGTAGAAGTGCCCGCTGTGCTCGCCGCCGAAGATCGCGTCCGTCTCGGCCATCGTGGCCTTGATGAACGAGTGCCCGACGCGGGTGCGCACCGCGGTCCCGCCGAGCTCGCCCACGATCTCGGGGACCGAGCGGGAGGTGATCAGGTTGTGGATGATCGTGGAGCCGGGCTCGCGCGCCAGCTCACGGGCGGCGATCAGGCCGGTGAGGGTGGACGGTGAGACCAGCTCGCCGCGCTCGTCGACGAGGAAGCAGCGATCGGCGTCTCCGTCGAAGGCAAGCCCGATGTCGGCCTTCTCGGCCAGCACCCGCTCCTGCAGGTCGACGAGGTTGGCCGGCTCGATCGGGTTGGCCTCGTGGTTGGGGAAGGTGCCGTCGAGCTCGAAGTACATCGGCACCAGGTCGACCTGGTCCCCGAGGCGGTCGAAGACTGCCGGCGCCGTGTGGCCGGCCATTCCGTTGCCGGCGTCGACGACGACCGTGAGCCGCCGACCGCGGACCGGCGCCAGGGACAGCAGGTGGTCGGCGTAGCCGGCGAGGACGTCACGCTCGGTGATCGAGCCCCGGCGATCGCCGGTCACCTCGTCGGCGACCGCGTCACGGATCTCGAGCAACCCGGTCTCGGCGCCGATCGGGCGCGCGCCCGGACGGCACATCTTGATGCCGTTGTAGGCGGCCGGGTTGTGGCTGGCGGTGAACATCACGCCCGCCAGGTCGAGGTGCCCGGAGGCGAAGTAGAGCTGGTCGGTCGAGGCCAGGCCGATCATGACGACGTCGGCCCCGGCCTGAGCGGCGCCTTCGGCGAAGGCCCGGGCCAGACCCGGCGACGACGGTCGCATGTCGTGGCCGATGGCAACGGTCGGCGCACCGGTCACGGCGACGAACGCACCACCGACACGGCGAGCGAGCACCTCGTCGATCTGGTCACCAACGGTGCCGCGGACGTCGTACGCCTTGAAGATCGCGTGCAGGTTGTCAGGATCGAGCGTGGAGGACGACGCAGGAACTGGGGGCATGGCGCCGAGCCTATCGCCGTCCGGGGGTCAGTCGTTGCTGAGCACCCGCAGGTGCCCACGGCGGGCAGTCTCACGACCGGTCTCAGTCTGCAGGCCGGCGGTCTGGGCGACCGCGGGGACGGGTCGGGCCGCCTCGCGAACGGCATCTGCGAGGGCCAGCAGGTCGTCACTGGAGGGCTCGAGGGTGGACGGGTCGGGGGCCAGGCGCATGACCTCCCACCCACGGGGCGCGCTGAGGCGCTCGCTGTGGGCCTCGCAGAGGTCGTAGGCGTGGGGCTCGGCGTAGGTCGCCAGCGGGCCCAGCACCGCGGTCTGGTCGGCATAGACGTAGGTCAGCGTGTTGACCGCGGGGCGGCCACAGGCAGTACGCGAACACCGACGGGCTGAAGTCACGCGGCAGACGCTACCGCCCGGATGCCCCTGCGCGGTTTAGGCTCGCGGCGTGACTGAGCAACGTGCGTCCGGGCCCACCGGCTCCGAGCGGGTCCCTGCCGGAGCTGAGACGACCGGAGCGGAGACGGCCGGAGCGGAGACGGCCGGAGCGAAGACGTTCGGGCGAAGCAGGGACCGTCGTGGTCGTGGCCCGCGCGGGCCCGAGATCCTGCCCCGGACACGGCCCGGGGACCGCTTCGTGCGACCTCGTCCGACCCGCCGCGAGCGTTTCGACTCCTTGGTGCTCGGTGTGGTCTCGGCGATCGACGATCGCTGGCAGCACCGGCTCGGGCTGGTGGAGTTCGCCGTCGAGGACACGCCCCTGGTCCCCGACGACTGGGACGTCGACTCGGTCCCGCTCTCCTCGTTGGTGCGTGGCACCGGCACGCAACCCACCCGGCTCGTGGTCTTCCGCCGACCGATCGAGCACCGCTGCGAGGGTCGGGAGGAGCTCGAGGCGTTGGTGCTCACGGTCGTGGTCGAGCAGGTGGCCGAGCTCCTCGGAGTCCCCGCTGACGAGGTGGACCCGAGATACCGCGAGGACGACTCCTAGGCGGGCACCATCATGGCCAGGTCGGAGTCGCCCTCGCGGGGCACAGGGTGAGTGTCAGCCGACCTTGGAGTCGAGCTCGACGTCGACCTTCTTCGTGTCGCCGTCGCGATCGACCGTGAGGGTCACCGTGTCGCCCGGCAGGTGGGAACGGATCGCCACGATCAGGGTGGCGTTGTCGGTGACCGGTCGATCGTCGAGGGCAGTGATGAGGTCGCCCTTCTTGAGACCACTGTCCGCGGCCGGACTGTCACCGACCACTTCCTGGATGCGGGCTCCGCCGCCGTCCTGGTCACTCTGGACCGTGGCCCCGATCACGGGGTAGCGGGCCTCGCCGTCACGCAGGATCTGGTCAGCGGTGACCCGCACCTGCTCGATCGGGATCGCGAAGCCGACGCCGATGTTCCCGGACTCGCCACCGAGGCTCGAGCCGCCGGTGGTGGCGATGGCCGAGTTCACCCCGACGACCTGGCCCGACAGGTTGACCAGGGGTCCACCCGAGTTGCCCGGGTTGATCGCCGCGTCGGTCTGGACGGCGTTGATGAAGGACTGGGAGTCCTCCCCGCCACCGGTCGTGACCGGTCGGTTCAGGGCACTCACGATGCCGGAGGTCACGGTGCTGCTGAGGCCGAGGGGCGAGCCGATGGCGACCACCTGCTCGCCGACCTCGAGGTCCTTGGACGAGCCGAGCGAGGCCGGTTGGACGGACGTGATGCCCTCGACGTCCAGCACGGCGAGGTCGTAGACCGGGCTCCGACCCACCACGGTGGCGGGGTAGCGCTTGCCCTGGTGGTCGACGACCGTGATCTTGCCTCCGTCGGCGGCTTCCGCGACGACGTGGTTGTTGGTCACGACGTGGCCCTGCTTGTCGAGGAAGAACCCGGACCCGGTGGCGCCGCCCTCCTCGCCGTTGAACTCGGCGAGGATCTGCACGGTGCTGGGCAGCAGGACCTCGGCGACGTCGGCGATGCTCCCCGAGGCGGCGTCCTTGGAGCCGGTCCCCTCGGAGTTGGACGGCAGCGGAGCATCGGTGACCACGTCGCTGTCGGAGAGCCCTTGGCCGGAGCTCTCGGAGTCAGGGTGGTCATCGGCCCATTTGTTGACCGCATAGCCACCCAGGCCGCCACCGACGAGTCCGATGACCAGCGACATGGCCGCGATCGCCGGCCAGACCCCGGAGGACAGCTTGGCGCGCGAGGTGGGCTGCCGGGCCGGCTCTCCGGGGATGCCGGCGCCGACCCCGTAGGGCGGGCGGCCGCCACCTTGCGACTGGAGGGACGGGGCGTGCTGCTGACCCTGGTGACCTGGCTGGTGCGGGCCGGGCTGGCGCGGGTCTGGCCCCTGCTGCCCGGGCTGGTGCGGGTCTGGCCCCTGCTGCCCGGGCTGGTGCGGGCCGGGCCCCTGCTGGCCGGGCTGGCGCGGGTCTGACCCCTGCTGCCCGGGCTGGTGCGGGCCGGGGGCCGGATGGTGCTGCGACGCAGGAGCGGCGTACGACGGGGGCGTCTGGCCGGGAACCTGGCTGCTCGGTGCCTGTGACGGCGGACCCGAGGACTGAGGAGCGGGGTACGGCGACCCTTGGGGCCCCGGGGCCGGCGACTGCTGGCCCTCGTGCTCGCGCCCACTGCCCACGGAGTCATCCGGTCGCAGCGGCAGTGTGTGCTCGGTGTCGCTCGAGCTGTCAGGACGGTTGTTCTGCTCGTCGTTCACTTGTTGATTGTCACCCATCTTGGTGCGGGGCCGTCGACCACGGAGGTCTGCGCCGAGTTGGAGGTGGCGCCCACGGGCTCGGTGGTGGCGACCGGAACTGCCGGACGGAGGGAGTCGGAGACACCGGTCAACGACGTGGTCGGGCCACGACGATCGACGGGCGGAGCCTCAGCCGGGATGGTCAGGGCAAAGACGCCGAGCATGGCGGCGCCCATCGATCCGGCACCGAGCACGGCCAC
Coding sequences within:
- a CDS encoding SIS domain-containing protein, translated to MWFDESRLDDESALAGSDLLLRSLAESGARVRRAAGDAREAIDEALRRSEGSRPRAVIAAGPDSRLLRAVLEPWCPVPFVAWPGPALPGWAGSLDLVVILSPERSDPAAASAVAEAVRRGCQVVVACQSDSMVAEHAAGRWSTILPIVSGDQLATAVVMLDYLHRLGLGPESDADEVATALDDMAISCSPHRDIAINPAKMLAIGLADANPLVWGGSVLAARAARRVAESMRRASGRSALAGDAEHLLPVLEATRARNVFDDPFADDGGELRTVLLVLEDGSDDQVGREQRGRLLAAAESRGVRVETMAAESGSEVARYASLLLLGSYTAAYLQLALTTT
- a CDS encoding Trm112 family protein; translation: MNIDPQLLKIIVCPDCHGELSAQAEELVCSACGLAYPVRDDIPVLLVDEARKPA
- a CDS encoding phosphomannomutase/phosphoglucomutase — its product is MPPVPASSSTLDPDNLHAIFKAYDVRGTVGDQIDEVLARRVGGAFVAVTGAPTVAIGHDMRPSSPGLARAFAEGAAQAGADVVMIGLASTDQLYFASGHLDLAGVMFTASHNPAAYNGIKMCRPGARPIGAETGLLEIRDAVADEVTGDRRGSITERDVLAGYADHLLSLAPVRGRRLTVVVDAGNGMAGHTAPAVFDRLGDQVDLVPMYFELDGTFPNHEANPIEPANLVDLQERVLAEKADIGLAFDGDADRCFLVDERGELVSPSTLTGLIAARELAREPGSTIIHNLITSRSVPEIVGELGGTAVRTRVGHSFIKATMAETDAIFGGEHSGHFYFRDFWRADSGMLAALHALAALAEGEGPLSDLLAEYVRFSSSGEINSTVTDQAAVLEELETAHAGATGVALDHLDGLTVAHDDWWFNVRASNTEPLLRLNAEGKDEQTMARVRDDVLSVIRRDQ
- a CDS encoding DUF3499 domain-containing protein — encoded protein: MTSARRCSRTACGRPAVNTLTYVYADQTAVLGPLATYAEPHAYDLCEAHSERLSAPRGWEVMRLAPDPSTLEPSSDDLLALADAVREAARPVPAVAQTAGLQTETGRETARRGHLRVLSND
- a CDS encoding metallopeptidase family protein, coding for MTEQRASGPTGSERVPAGAETTGAETAGAETAGAKTFGRSRDRRGRGPRGPEILPRTRPGDRFVRPRPTRRERFDSLVLGVVSAIDDRWQHRLGLVEFAVEDTPLVPDDWDVDSVPLSSLVRGTGTQPTRLVVFRRPIEHRCEGREELEALVLTVVVEQVAELLGVPADEVDPRYREDDS
- a CDS encoding trypsin-like peptidase domain-containing protein — its product is MSLVIGLVGGGLGGYAVNKWADDHPDSESSGQGLSDSDVVTDAPLPSNSEGTGSKDAASGSIADVAEVLLPSTVQILAEFNGEEGGATGSGFFLDKQGHVVTNNHVVAEAADGGKITVVDHQGKRYPATVVGRSPVYDLAVLDVEGITSVQPASLGSSKDLEVGEQVVAIGSPLGLSSTVTSGIVSALNRPVTTGGGEDSQSFINAVQTDAAINPGNSGGPLVNLSGQVVGVNSAIATTGGSSLGGESGNIGVGFAIPIEQVRVTADQILRDGEARYPVIGATVQSDQDGGGARIQEVVGDSPAADSGLKKGDLITALDDRPVTDNATLIVAIRSHLPGDTVTLTVDRDGDTKKVDVELDSKVG